The DNA window CACCGGTGAGGAGTCGGACAATGCATTGCAAAATGCAAGGATTTTTACCACAACGGTAACTGCTCTGGGACACTCCTGCAAAGGATTGGGACGTTCCAAGAAGGATTCGAAGCATGACGCCGCTTTGAGGTTACTGAAAGAGCTGGCCAAACAAGGTAATGCAGCCGTGGATGTCGAAGATGACGATCAGCATTATTTATCGATTCTGTCGTCAGACAAAGTAACGGAAGTACGTGATATTTGCGTGCAAAGAAATTTTCCAGTGCCTGAATTCGATTGCGTACGTAGCTCCGGACCGTCTCATGCCCCCGAGTTTGAATTTGAATGTCGTATCGGAAAAATTGTACGCAGAggagttcacaaaacaaaaaaaggagCCAAACAGGCAGCATGTaacgaaatgattaaaactttACAAGCGGTAcgttcgattttgaaatttcatcaCGAAAGATACTAACCATATAATATTTACTCCACAGATGCCAGTAGATGATCATGAAATGCAAATACAAACATTGGATAAAGAAGTAGAGATGGCTATGGATGAAGATGAACGTATCATTCGCACCTACCGTGAATATAAAAAATCGGACATCAAGAAGAAACTTGGTGTGAAGATCAGCGATCGCCATCGATATTTTGAGGAAATGGAGCGGCACAAGATTGATGCAGCCCGGCGCATTGCGGCAGATGAAATAATGACGACTCGTGATAAGAGCACTTTGATTCCGAAGGCGCTGGGACTGAAGTTTGATATAAAACTTGAAGACAGTATTCTACAAAACGAAAATGGGCAAAAGCTGTACTCATTTGAATTGCTGAACAGTGAATACGATTGCTACATATTTGGGCGGGACAACGAGTTCTTCGATAACATCTACAATTACTTTAAAAACATGCTAAATTTCGATTATATATGAACCATGGACTGGAATCGGCACCCATATAGAAAAACTCATATTTGAGACACTATATTATTCAGAAGTCATTCAAGTCATTGAAATGTAATATTACTGATGTTTCCAATAGGTTATATAGATTACAAAATCTACTATTTTTAATGAATTGAGTTTACATTGCAAATTTTTATTTCTCCTTATTATCTTCCTCGGTTGACGGTTCTTTTTTGTTATCCGAAAGAGCAGCTTCGGATTGTTCGTTATTGATGCTCTCCTTCGAATCACCGAGAGCGACTATTTCTACATCGGGTGTGTCCCCAGATTCCTTTACATCCGATTTTGGCTTTTCTGAAATATCTTTTTCCTTTGATTTTCTCTCCTTTCGGTTTAAACGATCCTTTGAACTGAAGATATAAATGGAAATAAGTTTTATTAAATATATTATATTGCATATGTGTTAAAGAATCATTGAATAATGAATGTTGGTCATTCTTTTATAAATCGCACGGCTTCAAAACTTGACATTTTTAAATcgtatttttgaatttcattgaaaaaaaaaatattttcgggaatattttaatttttggtgATTCAGTGAATTCTTCCAAATCTACTCCTAATTAAAATTATCCTCCGTTGTATTGATCCAATTAATGTCATTTTGCTCGTTGTTAATGTATAAGCCTTAAGAcagcattttttacaaaaaaaatagtgttaaactttttttttgcgacGATTATATAATTGAGATAGGTGAAAAATGCCTTCACATCAGACTAAacccatcaaaaatatatcattttgttcttcattttattacctTCATGATCCAGTTTATTGAAAAATGCGGGCTCTTATTCGATTCGTAAGATACTGAATATTTTCGAACGCGTCATGCAGCGCTCTAGAATTCGAGGCGCGCGCCTCGTAACCAGTCGAGACGTGTTGACCAGCGAACAAGCTGCTCAGTGATTctcgaaaatattttcattttatcgTTGCAAAGCACTGCCGTAatacgcatatttgtcccatgttctatggggttccctatatacatgggacaattatgcgtataacGGCAGAGCATAGCGTATGTAGTTTTTTAGTCGCTAAATAACGGCAGGCAATTTAATGAACAAATAAAATCGAGCAGCGCTGCTAATGATCAAAAACAGTTTGTCTTACTTTGCCTTGCACGTCATCAAATGGGCAGCGTCGACAATAGACCTCGGTGAACGACCGCTCGAGTTGGTCACCGGTGTGCTGTACGAATAATGTTTGATTGAATACAGTCGAACTTTATATAGCACGGTATAATTTAATTAGTGGGACGTCACAATATATAGAAttctaaaaaatcgatgtttcaATCCTTTTGGTTTGTCCTGTCATCGAAAACGAGATCATCTCAGAcaagttaaaaaaaacatttagaaGCTCTAAGGCTAGCTTTGAGTGGGCAATTTAGTCTCCACCGAACATTTCATTGAGATATACGAATAATAAAGAATATGTTGAAGAAAAACAGAAATTACAGACGACATTCGAAAGCGCAAAAACCGTTGACACCTTGAAATTTTTATGTAtcacagtgaagacccgtttttatcagtcccttggtgaattttaggctgatcaaacggggacattgacaaaatcgggacacatatttttctcgaaaaatatatcgaaatcgaagctcttaaaactatcttctttcgtccctagatatagcctcgcgAACTgatttcctgattatttagcttaaatttcTCTTAacggggtctgacagtgcaaaatttaaaagaaatgatttttttgcatattttggatctctaagataagaaaaatatgcttaagGTATGGTTTGCtagaattcaacttggttcgactGCTAGAGGCCTTCAAACTACCAacactatcaattttcatatgaggctaaTAAAAtcaggtcaaaaagctgatacaatcgggggtagataaaatctggtctttactgtatatcttagagtgacaagaaaaaaatgatccCCATCGGcccccctgagtcgattcctagtccgaCCAGGAGTCCttataccaaatttgaagcaaatcggacaagtctagttgCCGGACCAAcctgcctgaagtttgtatgacaatttacatgaagaaaacccactagcccGCATTTTCGCTGCTAGGTGGTactgtattatcactgtaagtgaaaataagaaagataattgaattgtttacaactttgtcaaagaatgctagtcaatccggctttgttaaaagaagctattaaacttttagcgaagtgatgtctgagtcagttttgcatggggcctagcagtgcatggttgtgtatcagtactcgattcgcatgAACTAAacgtttttgtgaaataatggttagatatAGCACAATAGTacattcagaagaattgtagtacataatacgagttatgttttagtTAGAAAAGTTTAGTTCCACCTATTgacgcatagagggcgccaacactaacttttcaacggaaagagatagaaattaggggTCTCccgcaaagttgtagagcaggtattttgcaatatttcttCCGAACAACTcgatctctcttctatgaaaagttagtgttggcgccctctatgcggccacagatggaactaaaattttctaacttaaacataactcgtattatgtactataattcttctgaacatacaattcagctaaatctaaccattattccacaaaaatgtatagttcgtggcaATCGCGTACTAGGCCCCAtgtaaaactgactcagacatcactttgctaaaagtttaataacttcttttaacaaagccggattgactagcagttttcgacaaagttgtagataattaaattatctttctcattttcacttacagtgataatactatgcatacagtgccacctagcggcgaaaatgccggttagtggattttctccatgtaaattattgaaaaatcccatacaaacttcaggtacgttggtccggtagctagacttgtcagatttgcatcaaattttgtgcaagtattcctggtgggactaggaatcgactcaggggtgagccgattgagttttcaaaaattcattattttactGGGCAGTTTAGTATACCTGTTGCAAACAATAAAGTACGCGCTAAGCACTTTTCTTTACAAGAAGAATTTTATTACATTTCACCATCTTCAAATTTGTTCTAGTTTGAAAGTTTCTCGTGAAAAAACGGATCGAGATGTTAGAGTGAAGTTAACACAATAAAATTGTGTAAAGCGATTCATCATAGTCGGAGCAAAACATGCGAATGCATCGCCTTTCAATGACAGAACGGAGATATGTTCGTGAATCGTTTTGCCGCGAACTCAGTGTCACCAAATGTCGACTTATCAaatacaaatgaaaaaaatacagtCTTAAAGCTTATCTAACAACGAGCagaacaacaaaaaaatattaatcggATCAATGCAACGGGAGAAAATGCATTTTAATTAGGAGTAGGTTTGGAAGCATTCACTGAATCACCAAAAATTAAAATGTCGATAtttctgaaaataatttttttttcgacgaaATCTAAAAATAGTGTCtataaaatttgttcaaataaGCGGGAAAACAAATTTCATCGCGTTTGAAGATATCGATATTTTTTCCCTGGAATCCGTGCGATTTGCAAAAGAATGGCCCATGAGCTCCGTGATAGAATAAAATACCTTGCTCGTTTTGACGAGGTGATAGATGAAGAGCGTTTACTTTCTGAACGATGCATTACTGTGCTAACACGATCATACACATTGGATAGAGTTGAAAAATATTCGTTtgattttttctgaaaaatagaATGTAATTAGAACTGGTGCATTACGATGACTGAGTatgcgaaaaattaaaaaaaaatattctgacAAGCACAAAACTTGTTGAGTTCCTTTGGTGATTCCAAATGAACGTTCAAATTGGGGAGGTTTGGGTGGTGCTTCACGCTTTTCCTCATCGCGGTTTGTATATGAACTAGTAGGTATGCAAAATTTCCGCTAATAAAATTCGCTGCACACCTAAATTAAAATAACGCAATTAAATAATGCAGAGCAGAATATGGTTAACTTCCGGCCACTCGAGCGAAATTTCGAAACACCATCGATATTTACCTGAAATTATATTGTAAGTGGATTTTTCCTTGCAAAATAACAACACAATCGAGAGGGAAaaggaaaatcatttttgcaTATCCCAAGACAGGGAGGAACCAATCAGATTGTACATTTTGTAGCTACTGGCAAAAATATGGAATACCAGATATTCAAAGGAAAAAACATGTTCAAAGAGGCCACAGGAAGTATTATAGTATTACGTTTTTTTCTATGTTTGTTTTGTGCGTTTGCCAGGTTTTTATATACGAAATACGTAATAGAACAAAGTGTCAGAGATCAATAAATACATTGACGAAAACTTTACATTCGTGAAGCACCTCTGGAAttattccagaatgttttccaaaagtccgtAAGTAAAAAAATATGATCCTGTTTCCATGTATTATTATCACGCAGGTTCATCTTTGACCGGTTTTCATGCTTTTTGTGAAAAGTGGGCCGTGTCGCGCCttgtagagatggtcgggttttcggacccgaaacccggacacgacccgaacccgacgggttctgtaaatttaagcttctcgggttcgggtcgggttccgggttttcaaatttggaattcccgggttcgggtcgggtccgggtttttgaaatttagaaCTTTTGGGCTcggttcgggttcgggtttttcaaattacaaattatcggggtcaggtcgggttcgagttttgaacaaaacaacccaaccactTTCATGACATTGtttgcgtctatacacaaaCGCAATCTTTTTTGTAGCTgtgaattatacttcgtgatacgaatggatgacacatataaccgtaccaaatgttagcacctctgaatcgctagaattcgtcgtattttcgtgctcaaatattgtattttttcattcttgcataaaattccgtttcttcagattcgcaaacggCCTGAATTAtctaattttttaaacgaacattcattcAACAAGACGtttttcacatctaaaatctcacgatttatttttcatgataattagtaataaaccaagtcaacaggaatttatcggaaaatattggttcaactttctaaataggaatataaatttcgacaggtactttaaaactgATACTTaggcgactttttctctacgtaaacagttttgtggggtacattcgtatcccggaactaaaatcgctctaatatgtctaatttttattaaatttataattaaattgaatagttttattctaaaatcattcgtaaagtaatctacgtgttttgactatttaattatgtaatatttcattttgtatagaacaagtcttaaaaatacgtcaaaattcccctttttcttcatattgctataactccggtagtttcaaatcgattttgaccatttatacgatGTTGTAAAGCTTATtcaatttccttttgaacaattttttttttaaaaaccggtgaaaaagtatatttattctaatgcttttttgaaaaccaaacgccaatacacacgttaaaaatacagcaatatgcagtaacgaagatgaaacaggaaggcgtcgaaggaacaggtagagccggtacattgtacgtgtatataaagtatgttccagagcctgggctgcagaagataacgaatcgaatgatgcgtcttgcatactatatacaaatcatattcacgattGTATTTTGACACTTTCATCCgctaaaacaaaaattacgataccgatccaaatgcattttctagttactttgctatagatactattattcggcagagttggattttatacaattttacacatgtttcttactatgtatcgatattttgctgttaaaaaaagatataatatttttttgaattatgtacacatgacaaaacactaacgcaaacggttttgtggggtacatttgtaccccaagtAAACTTTAAGCGAgtactgttaagttggtcaaatgaaacaaataggttgtacctgctttaacggaagtttaataatcaaataggtttatgataaagattgcttgcaattaaaataaactgtaacggaaaaataaggatttgaactcacaaatttggtggtactttggtgtcattatggcggctcaaatttaaaaagggcacattattttttttaaaagcagatagtttaggccaaatttattttcagatactgtctttgttccatcagacctaaacctagcttcacttccgccaggtttcgttgttcatgacactcatatggtgataTTATAATagcactatcaaatcagtggtacatatatgaaacaagcactatctgtcagattgttcccgggctgagcttttgcatgatccggattgcttcatgaaaatacatgaatttccacgaactttaggaattgatcgcaaaaattttgtgtgttctgttgaagccattaacggatttttaaaagtttggagtcgttccgggagctccattggagacgtcgaagcatctctattggcgcgcttaccgtataacctgaagcataaaataacttagatacccaatcatagatcgttctaacgctaatgatgggacatcaagaacacgttagaaaatcttgattgatacacttcgatacaggtttgaccgttcCAAACAGTAACGTAGGTGATATCATGTAGACTGttgaatacgaattgccaattgccatagcttaatttaatatatgtaataaattatacgaaactgccttgcagaaatagtttttgataaaaaattagaaattttggttaagtttgaaactgtgaccattaagatttctgtttccccatgagttagctgccgatttaacttaatttccgattaagatatcgacgatttataagtttatcagaacattacaaattcgacgttcaataatagtaaatataaatgcggattctactcggcagtgatttttttgccatatgcagatacaactcaatgcgtatggtgctacttcagattctactattcttagatgagcctaGGGGCCAGttcgggtgcctagaattaaaaatcttcgagatcttcgggttcgggttttacaaaattttcattctcgggtacgggtcgggttcgggtttttaagttttaaaatgctcgggctcgggtcgggttcgagtttttcaaattttagaatttcggACTCGGGTCGTATCGTAAGTTGGTAAAATGTCGTTTGACAGAAAAAGGTCGTATTATTAAGTTTTGCTTAATAATAGTAATAATCGTTACAATTTCTTATCAACCGTATTACATACGTATTGCTTATATAAAGCGTATGTGCagttgtaaaaaaaaacttacgaCATTTTTGAGGATTATtgattgatgtgcaccggtgtagtggagtgcagaaaactgggtatgttccattgacacctctgctagaaagtgcaaatcagtgcactccactacaccagtgtacactgcacatcaatcgaaaatcccatttgTTACGCGCGTATCTCCGCATTGAAGCAGTTCTAATATTGATGCTTATACGACCGTGGGAAACCAAAAGAACGTatacattatttcaaaaaaatatggTTGTTAAAACGTGTACgttttttaatttaatgaatGATTTGGTAGCCTGCCGTTTTTGGAGAATCCTATTCGTGTGATACGATTCAGTTTGTTCACTTTTGTCGCACACGGCTTTTTGAAAACCCACCGGGAagtaattttttgttgtttcaataaaaaaagattgAGACTTAAGACAACAATTGTGCTGggaataattttttaaaaatatttatataggcctaattttcatgaaaaactaGGAAACTAATTGTAGTGAATATAGTAAAATTCTAATAATCGTATGCACGAAGGCGATGATCGCAAACCGGGTTCATGCCATGCTCCTCCTTAGTTTTCCCATGAATGATAatatcatccaaataatttttaactCCTTTGCATCCACCCAAAATCTTTCTCTGGAGAACTTCTTGAAAAATGTCAGGCGCATTACAAAGTCCAAAAGGCAGCCGGACATAACGAAACATACCGAACTCCGTGCAAAAGTTGGTCAAGTGTCGACTATTctcatgtcgtcgctgttgtgctatcttatgacaagcgccatttagcacatttcgagaaaaacgatttttaaagttggagattgaatattttaaaacttataaatggtataaataatccaaagaagacaattgatgcctctatctattctgtattaatctctcaaatgttacgatgatcggttgactatgttgcgagtttttactgtggatgtaaacaaaagtcgcactcacacgtgtcatagacgtgtattgatgacaaaatttgtatgacgtgtcataatcgtgcatggaaaattttccatagaaaaaaatcatcaatttttaatttttattcatatttttggcttcatttggtctataaacaatcggtgagatgcattttgaacaaaatgagtcagggaatctagaaaaaatggttatttttggttacagtgttgccaaatatgctatatttccagtttaaaacttaaactgtgtttttctcacaactcgtgtatttttcttttgaaaatttttatgccattgtgttcctcagatatttttacgcatataaacatataaaacttcaatataacttgtgcaaatccctagatacagtgatttgatgcaaaaaactgacaatttctcatcatgtttctcgctatatctacgtaaccaagtagaatttcaaaattctaaaaacgccactttgtagagatttttcagacaagtaatgtggcatgtctaactcagtttaccccaaaatggcgtttgtcataagatagcacaacagcgacgatgtatcTCTCTATCATTGCGTTTCGATGTTTGTAACACCCAAGGAAATTTGCATACGATTATTGGAATTTTACTATATTCACTACACTAATGGTTGTTTTCATATGGTTATCCTAAAACCGCATAGTGTTTTTAACATCATGGCACAACATAACATACCGTTAGAGGGGTAATTTCTTCTTCTTCCCAGAGCACACAAAACGTCGAAAATCTGTTGGAAAATGACCGCGTGGAAAAAATTTTAATGCCGAGtcccaaaaataattttttttgctataaatcaagattttgagagtATACAACATTTGTTTGGTTCTATCACATTCCCCCAAACGTCATTCGTCCGAAAGTAATTTACCCGAATGACATTCGGCCGAAAGCTATTAACCCGAATGTCACTAACCAGAATGGATCATTTACCCGAAAAGACCACTTGtccgaatgtcattaacccgaataccgtattcattcaaacataatacaaaatcaaataaaaataataccATCCAGCTTATAAGATCATTTACTATTGTTTCAATTCcaacaaaaagaaaataataCTACACAATATTAGTGTCCAACAAGCAGGCAGGCTTCTATGGCCACTCTCTCAGCGTTCGTTGCTTTGGTCAGTTCATAAAGTGTCGGGGTTTTACAAACGAAGAATTGCATACCGCACTGTTCTGCTCATATCAGTGCCATTAATCAAACATCACTATGCGCCCACCTTCATCATGCTCTATATCAAACGTTTAAACTACCGCCAGCTAAATCTCAAAAGGAGTTTGATGCCCTGAAAAGTTTTGAGCAAATCTTCGTCATAATCATTGATGCATTCCACGTCATTCCCGTCACCGAATCTGGGTATTGATTGGGATTGCTGTGATTTCCTGGTTACTACATACTGAGCAAAAGTCCACATCACCTGCTCCGCTGTCTTTGGAACAATATTCGTTCGCGGTATTAACATCAATAGTCGCTTTCCGGCAAGTAaatgttgattccttctttcaaacatgaacaGTTCTTTAAATTTGTATCCCAAATAGTCCCCGCAAGTAAACTGGTGATCTACTAGTTTGCATGGTTTACTTAAACTTGagagttgattccttctttcaaacatgagcaattctttgaatctgtataccAAGTAACTCTGGCAAGCAAACTagtaactgatttttttttcaaataagagCAGTTATTGAAATCTATATACCAAAAAGCTCTCGCAAGTAAATAAATGATCTACCTGTTTACCCAGTTTACTCAAACTTCaaggttgattccttctttcaaacgtGAGCAGCTTTTTGAATCTGTAGGCCAAATAAATCCACAAGCAAACTGTAGATCCATTTGTTGattgcttctttcaaacatgaacaGTTCTTTGGATCTGCATCCCAAATAAGTTTGCAAGTAAActggtgatccactcgtttgtccggtttactcaaacaaaAGGATTGAGCAAACCAATCCTTATGTTTGAGTGAACGCAAGCAAACTGTTGAtctactcgtttgcccggcttactctaACTTGGGGGGTTGTTTTCTTCTTTCAAACATTTCTATAAATCTGTACTGAAAGTGAAATAAATGCACATTGTGACAAATTGTTTTCGTGCCATAAAACCATTGACCCTT is part of the Topomyia yanbarensis strain Yona2022 chromosome 1, ASM3024719v1, whole genome shotgun sequence genome and encodes:
- the LOC131692699 gene encoding interferon-inducible double-stranded RNA-dependent protein kinase activator A homolog, yielding MASKTLLGVKTPITELQELCVAQRAVHPIYEYTGEESDNALQNARIFTTTVTALGHSCKGLGRSKKDSKHDAALRLLKELAKQGNAAVDVEDDDQHYLSILSSDKVTEVRDICVQRNFPVPEFDCVRSSGPSHAPEFEFECRIGKIVRRGVHKTKKGAKQAACNEMIKTLQAMPVDDHEMQIQTLDKEVEMAMDEDERIIRTYREYKKSDIKKKLGVKISDRHRYFEEMERHKIDAARRIAADEIMTTRDKSTLIPKALGLKFDIKLEDSILQNENGQKLYSFELLNSEYDCYIFGRDNEFFDNIYNYFKNMLNFDYI